AGGCTGGAGAAACAATACAATGGACACCAGGGAGTTGGACTAGTGGAGAAGCTGTTTCTGGGAGACACTCATACGAATCGGTCCGAAAGGATGCACTATCGGCCTAATGGTTACCAGCAGCCACTTCAGAGTGCTTTGGTAAGTTTAAAGAAATCCTGCTTAACTGTTAGATACCTGGTAAAAGTAAACTTATATACCTAACTTTCTTGAAAAGCCACTTCTGTCTGGCCACTGCAAGAATTTCCCAGTCATTTGGGGATTATCTGCTGCCGCAGCACTTTCTTTGGTTCCCTCCATTGTGTTGTACATCTAGTGACCTACAAGCCGGTGGTAGAAATCACAGCCAGTAATGTGGACACACTGAGGAGTATATGAATTCTTGTAGCACCTGGACAGGAGTGGAGGGGAGGCTTTTAAAAGTCTTCTTTTAGCAGGTATCTTCATTAAACAACTGTCTATGTGGGAAATGAAGCCAGTAGAACACACCAGTTGTAGGTTTTGATCAGAGCTACATAGAGGCTTGTAGAATTCAGGCTTGTATCCTCTAGTTCAGTAATGCAAGCACATGCATTTTGAACACGTTCCACATGAACTAATGAGATTTCAGTTTCAGAAAATTACAGCAATAGTTCAATGAGATGCCAAGGGCCAGCTGGacaaattttccttttaatttttaatacataaagtcCAATATGGTCTAAACTTGTAAAACATATTGCTTccctttttgtatacatttaggGCAAGTTTATCAAACGTTGTCTTTATATGAATGCAGGATAGAATCTAAAAGCAAGGACATAAACtggtttatttaaaggaaatcacTTCACGTTACAATCTGTTTTGGCTTTAGAATTCAGTTAATGTCTTTGCCGGGGCCCTGTTGCACATTGTTATGGCTCCAGTTAAAGCCAAACCAGCACAACATATCCAGCCATTCACAAAAAAAGCGATTTCCATGTACTaacacctttttctttttgcagcacCACGTTCACCCATGCCACGTCTGTGGGATAATATACAACGCCAATGAGCACCTCCCACCTGTCTTGCCTCGTACGTCTCACACTCCAACCCACCTCCGAGGGGAATGGGTTAGCAGCCAATGTGAAGTGCGCCCAAATGTACTCTTCCTCACTCGTTACCTTATGTTCCATGCTGACAACCACTCTTGGGAAGGATTCTACCACCACTACGCTGACCCTATCTGCAAGCAGCCAACTTTCACACTCCGTGCTGCTGGTTACTACACTAAAGGCGTCCAATCTGAGCTTGTGAAGGGTGGCACAGAGTTGGTGTTTACAGTGAACAAAGTATGGGTTAAACCACTAAACCAAGTCATCTTACAGATGTTGAACACTTCTCGACCCAGGAGCTGTGGTGAGGCCGGTTCATGGGCCATTGGGGAGGAACAAGATATTTCGGTCACAGGAGGTTGTACTGCCCTGGGTATCAGCCTCCCCCATACTgaatatgaattatttaaaattgAGCAGGACACCCATAGCCGTCTCCTCTTATACATGGGTGAAAGGCCGACAGATGGGTCCAGTCCATCCACACCACAAAAAAGGCCAACCTCATACCAGCCTCCTCTCATCCAGTGTTCTGGGGAATTCAGGGAGTCGCTGAAGCAAAGCTTCCCTATAGACAATGCATCAAGCCTTGCAGCTTTGCCTAGGCCTCAGTATTGGGCCATgcctttattgtttattatattacatacttTAAGACAGAACTgataaattacttttgttttgtcAGGTG
This Pyxicephalus adspersus chromosome 6, UCB_Pads_2.0, whole genome shotgun sequence DNA region includes the following protein-coding sequences:
- the APCDD1L gene encoding protein APCDD1-like isoform X1 is translated as MVLCPGMLFGIGQFAIPRCSKRWENLLTPLALAYGDKLWDVPVPPEQVLSAGKLNREPQCQYQLRHLQDGARISAVLPPNIEGHWISTGCEVRSGPEFLTRSYTFYPNRLFKALQFYYTDPQCHHPSYSLVIKGKLRLRQASWITRGATEADYHLHKVGIVFYSQEAMSDIRDQMNRTCSGFVSTGRTWAPGRVYELLSAKAGRDCTGAISFSMHELSLVRLEKQYNGHQGVGLVEKLFLGDTHTNRSERMHYRPNGYQQPLQSALHHVHPCHVCGIIYNANEHLPPVLPRTSHTPTHLRGEWVSSQCEVRPNVLFLTRYLMFHADNHSWEGFYHHYADPICKQPTFTLRAAGYYTKGVQSELVKGGTELVFTVNKVWVKPLNQVILQMLNTSRPRSCGEAGSWAIGEEQDISVTGGCTALGISLPHTEYELFKIEQDTHSRLLLYMGERPTDGSSPSTPQKRPTSYQPPLIQCSGEFRESLKQSFPIDNASSLAALPRPQYWAMPLLFIILHTLRQN
- the APCDD1L gene encoding protein APCDD1-like isoform X2; its protein translation is MAHRWYCALGCFLALAYGDKLWDVPVPPEQVLSAGKLNREPQCQYQLRHLQDGARISAVLPPNIEGHWISTGCEVRSGPEFLTRSYTFYPNRLFKALQFYYTDPQCHHPSYSLVIKGKLRLRQASWITRGATEADYHLHKVGIVFYSQEAMSDIRDQMNRTCSGFVSTGRTWAPGRVYELLSAKAGRDCTGAISFSMHELSLVRLEKQYNGHQGVGLVEKLFLGDTHTNRSERMHYRPNGYQQPLQSALHHVHPCHVCGIIYNANEHLPPVLPRTSHTPTHLRGEWVSSQCEVRPNVLFLTRYLMFHADNHSWEGFYHHYADPICKQPTFTLRAAGYYTKGVQSELVKGGTELVFTVNKVWVKPLNQVILQMLNTSRPRSCGEAGSWAIGEEQDISVTGGCTALGISLPHTEYELFKIEQDTHSRLLLYMGERPTDGSSPSTPQKRPTSYQPPLIQCSGEFRESLKQSFPIDNASSLAALPRPQYWAMPLLFIILHTLRQN